The Salinibaculum sp. SYNS191 genome has a window encoding:
- a CDS encoding glucose 1-dehydrogenase — protein sequence MDAIAIEAGADRPRLLDVPRPDPAPGEALVRTLRVGVDGTDHEVIAGHHGGMPAGEDYLVLGHEAVGVVEDPNGTDLDRGDVVVPTVRRPPPSGPNEYFERGEADMAPPEATVERGIDGAHGFMSEYFTSPADCLVPLPDELASWGFLVEPISISEKALELARASRSSFTWDPETALVLGNGSLGLVTVAMLVDEMDVYCLGRRDRPDPTIDIVESLGGTYVDSRETPVPEIPSVHEPADLVYEATGYAKHAFESIEALAPNGVAALLGVPDPWEFEVDGGRLHEELVMNNKAVVGSVNSGPRHFRAAIETLAALPSWFLDDFVTTVAPVDDFAAAFERGDATIKTAVAFDSP from the coding sequence ATGGACGCCATCGCTATCGAGGCGGGCGCGGACCGGCCCCGACTGCTCGACGTTCCGCGCCCCGACCCCGCGCCGGGCGAGGCGCTGGTGCGGACGCTCCGGGTCGGCGTCGACGGCACCGACCACGAGGTCATCGCGGGTCACCACGGCGGCATGCCGGCCGGCGAGGACTACCTGGTGCTGGGACACGAGGCCGTCGGCGTCGTCGAGGACCCCAACGGGACCGACCTCGACCGCGGCGACGTCGTCGTCCCGACGGTCCGCCGACCGCCGCCGTCGGGACCCAACGAGTACTTCGAGCGCGGCGAGGCCGACATGGCCCCGCCCGAGGCGACCGTCGAACGCGGCATCGACGGGGCTCACGGGTTCATGAGCGAGTACTTCACCAGCCCCGCCGACTGTCTCGTTCCCCTCCCCGACGAACTCGCGTCGTGGGGCTTTCTGGTCGAACCCATCAGCATCTCCGAGAAGGCGCTCGAACTGGCCCGCGCCTCCCGGTCGTCGTTCACGTGGGATCCGGAGACGGCGCTCGTCCTCGGGAACGGCTCGCTCGGGCTGGTGACCGTCGCGATGCTCGTCGACGAGATGGACGTGTACTGCCTCGGCCGGCGGGACCGCCCGGACCCGACCATCGACATCGTCGAGTCACTGGGCGGGACCTACGTCGACTCCCGCGAGACGCCGGTGCCGGAGATACCGTCGGTCCACGAACCGGCGGACCTCGTCTACGAGGCGACCGGCTACGCGAAACACGCCTTCGAGAGCATCGAGGCCCTCGCACCCAACGGCGTCGCGGCGCTGCTGGGCGTCCCCGACCCCTGGGAGTTCGAAGTCGACGGCGGCCGCCTCCACGAGGAACTCGTGATGAACAACAAGGCGGTCGTCGGCAGCGTCAACTCCGGTCCGCGGCACTTCCGCGCCGCAATCGAGACGCTGGCGGCCCTCCCGTCGTGGTTCCTGGACGACTTCGTCACCACGGTCGCACCCGTCGACGACTTCGCTGCGGCCTTCGAACGCGGCGATGCCACCATCAAGACTGCCGTGGCCTTCGACTCGCCATGA
- a CDS encoding HAD family hydrolase: MERYDLLYRLYEEFDTDRLRAYQEFVDLFPPVDSRVALDQWHDASTELDELKGDVSDAFPNVGETFATLASHATRNQAFNALDLYTKHGRGINVLVLDVDETLRSAGNTDNEIPRETLHLLTRFHDRGMPIVICTGQTLENVKGFLIQGLGNELVHSGDISIVYEAGTGVFTPGHGADTKQLLYEGLDDEIREVFRRVRSGVLSDAPEDLRRGCHLQGNEFNVTLKPNFETGSDDARAVIDDALVYLLDLVESSVAGVVGAEEDVAGYARAYYGQTDPEIHDVLAALDERADVGAEAVPEAFRALFERIDVAYYEADAAEVGSLELNKVAGVESAFDVLGIDDPFALVMGDSKSDLRVMQWVDDHDAGIAAAPDHASQHVLDHVTATDRLVFDRGDAAEMLRTAFALTQFADLD; the protein is encoded by the coding sequence ATGGAACGCTACGACCTGCTGTACCGGCTGTACGAGGAGTTCGACACGGACAGGCTCCGTGCCTACCAGGAGTTCGTCGACCTCTTTCCACCCGTCGACTCCCGTGTCGCCCTCGACCAGTGGCACGACGCCAGCACCGAACTGGACGAGCTGAAGGGGGACGTCAGCGACGCGTTCCCGAACGTCGGCGAGACGTTCGCCACGCTGGCGAGCCACGCGACCCGGAACCAGGCGTTCAACGCGCTGGACCTCTACACGAAACACGGCCGCGGCATCAACGTGCTCGTGCTCGACGTCGACGAGACGCTGCGCTCTGCGGGTAATACGGACAACGAGATTCCCCGCGAAACCCTCCATCTCCTCACCCGATTCCACGACCGGGGAATGCCTATCGTCATCTGCACGGGGCAAACCTTAGAGAACGTCAAGGGCTTTCTCATCCAGGGCCTGGGTAACGAACTCGTCCACTCCGGCGACATCAGCATCGTCTACGAGGCCGGCACCGGCGTCTTCACGCCCGGCCACGGTGCCGACACCAAGCAACTCCTCTACGAGGGCCTCGACGACGAGATACGCGAGGTGTTCAGGCGCGTCCGCTCGGGCGTGCTCTCGGACGCCCCCGAGGACCTCCGCCGGGGCTGTCACCTCCAGGGCAACGAGTTCAACGTCACCCTCAAGCCCAACTTCGAAACCGGCAGCGACGACGCGCGCGCCGTCATCGACGACGCACTCGTCTACCTCCTCGACCTCGTCGAATCCAGCGTCGCCGGCGTCGTCGGTGCCGAGGAGGACGTAGCGGGATACGCACGCGCCTACTACGGGCAGACGGACCCGGAGATTCACGACGTGCTGGCGGCGCTGGACGAGCGGGCGGACGTGGGGGCCGAGGCAGTGCCCGAGGCGTTCCGCGCGCTGTTCGAGCGCATCGACGTGGCCTACTACGAGGCCGACGCCGCCGAGGTCGGGTCGCTCGAACTCAACAAGGTCGCCGGCGTCGAGAGCGCCTTCGACGTGCTGGGCATCGACGACCCCTTCGCTCTCGTCATGGGCGACTCCAAGAGCGACCTCCGCGTCATGCAGTGGGTCGACGACCACGACGCCGGCATCGCCGCAGCACCCGACCACGCCTCACAGCACGTCCTCGACCACGTCACCGCCACCGACAGGCTCGTCTTCGACCGCGGCGACGCCGCCGAGATGCTCCGGACCGCGTTCGCACTGACCCAGTTCGCCGACCTCGACTGA
- a CDS encoding dihydrodipicolinate synthase family protein has translation MTPTSSDTTASPDVSGVVPPTVTAFDGNGDVDPDATAAHAQFVVDGGANAVFPLGTNGEFALLTAGERRRVVEAVTDAVDVPVIAGVGAPSTRETVANAEHAASVGVDGVVVVTPYYYPLDEEGAVAHYRSVAAAVDVPVYVYHIPSKTGNELSLETLGRIAALDGVAGLKDSSKDVPWLAQAIDANPDMDFLVGSDSLLFAGLELGCTGLVSAVANVFPELVVDLYDAYAAGDEDEAQRLQSTVFDVRSAMKRGPYMAGVKTALSLRETDFDVGGLRAPLRTMDDAQRAALETDLRELGVL, from the coding sequence ATGACACCCACATCATCCGACACGACAGCCTCGCCCGACGTCTCCGGCGTCGTCCCGCCGACGGTTACTGCCTTCGACGGTAACGGCGACGTCGACCCGGACGCCACCGCCGCCCACGCACAGTTCGTCGTCGACGGCGGCGCGAACGCCGTCTTCCCGCTCGGGACCAACGGCGAGTTCGCGCTGTTGACCGCCGGGGAGCGCCGCCGGGTCGTCGAGGCAGTCACCGACGCCGTCGACGTCCCGGTCATCGCGGGCGTCGGCGCGCCGAGCACGCGCGAGACGGTCGCCAACGCCGAACACGCGGCGTCGGTCGGCGTCGACGGCGTGGTCGTCGTCACGCCGTACTACTACCCGCTGGACGAGGAAGGCGCGGTCGCACACTACCGCTCGGTCGCGGCGGCCGTCGACGTCCCGGTCTACGTCTACCACATCCCGAGCAAGACCGGCAACGAACTCTCGCTGGAGACGCTGGGGCGGATAGCGGCCCTCGACGGCGTCGCCGGGCTGAAGGACTCCTCGAAGGACGTCCCCTGGCTCGCGCAGGCTATCGACGCCAATCCCGACATGGACTTCCTCGTCGGTTCTGACTCGTTGCTGTTCGCCGGGCTCGAACTCGGCTGCACCGGGCTGGTCAGCGCCGTCGCCAACGTCTTCCCCGAACTCGTCGTCGACCTCTACGACGCCTACGCGGCCGGTGACGAGGACGAGGCCCAGCGGCTCCAGTCGACCGTCTTCGACGTCCGGTCGGCGATGAAACGCGGGCCGTACATGGCCGGCGTCAAGACCGCGCTGTCGCTGCGCGAGACGGACTTCGACGTCGGCGGACTGCGCGCGCCGCTGCGCACGATGGACGACGCGCAGCGGGCGGCCCTGGAGACGGACCTGCGGGAACTCGGAGTGCTGTGA